Sequence from the Seriola aureovittata isolate HTS-2021-v1 ecotype China chromosome 6, ASM2101889v1, whole genome shotgun sequence genome:
cagagtgagagatgaCGAGGTCAAGGAGGAGAACCCGGGGTTCTTGGAAGCAGCGGAGCAGGAAGAAGGTAAGTTGAAGCATGGACAAAACCCTGGCAGATTGAAAACATTGTGTCATTTCTGCTTATGTTATAGCATTTTTTCACGTTGACTTTTGTGTCTGcaatttgttgctgttgtgagGTTACATTTGTTATAGCATTGgtaaaactgtgattttaaGTGGTCTATCTTTGAAGCTTATTACAGTGAAATCTTAAGTGTGAGCCAAAGCTTTTGGTCCACTtccagatttctttttattgagTTGGCTTTAATATGAAAATGGCTGTTTACATCCAGTCTTCATTGTGTGTAACTTCATTAGTTCCTTATACTCTGCAGGTTTGAAGCACAAGAACCTGGGAGTGTTTGAGTGGCTGCTGATGGTCTTTGTCTTGGCTCTggttctcctcttcctccctctgtccatcTGGTTCTGTTTCAAAGTAGGAACTACACCACAGACCAAACAAGAAACCAAACACTGATCTACTTCACAGCAATCACGATCTTATACAGGAGTTATGTAAATGAGTGGGTTGAAAACAACTAGACACATGCAGTTTGTGATGTAGAAGAACGGGTGTGGCTGTCATGGGATGGATGAAGTTTATGTTCAGCTCCAACAACCTGAGAGAATTTGACACTGATTTAACTCCAAGCTgctaaaaaaaacttaattgtaCAACAGCATTGTATAACAACTGGCCTGCTTGTGTTTTGTATCAGTTGCACACTCACTGTTTTCCATTCATGTGGACTGACTGATGTCTGTTATTTTGACTGACAGGTAGTAAGGGAGCATGAGAGAGCTGTGATCTTCAGATTGGGTCACCTGCTGCGTGGAAGACCCAGAGGTCCAGGTCAGCACGGAGTACTGTAATCTTTCACACTCAAGTGtcagaagtgatttaaaaactatacttttttctgtttaaaataaaaaatgtttacatgGATGTGCGAAAGCAGTTGAATTGCCATTTCTGAGTAGGTGTGTCAGTGGTTGAATTACTGTTGGCTTTGGTTCTCTAGTGATCATACAGCTACAGAGCCATGAAAAGTTTGGACACCATACAGttagttaaaataaaatgaattaactgTCTGCGATCCACATGTGTCATATCACTCAAAAGTCATTGGAAAATCAttaaagaagcaaaacacaacaattaTGCATGATACACAATATAtcatcttcctccctcctctgtccagGCCTTCTCTTCTACCTCCCACTCCTTGATGTGTGTCACAAGGTTGATATCCGACTGAAAATGCTTAAGGTTCCTCCTCACACGGTACAGAACACGCAACTCATATATTCACGTTTAGCTCCACATGTGAAAATGATGGTACATGAATGGACCGTTTACTGTACATGAACTTTGCAGGTGGTGACAAAGGACTTGGTAAGGCCAGAGCTGGGCGCAGTGTGTTATTACCAGATAGAGAACGTGGCTCTGTGCAGCACAGCTCTGTCCAGTCTGACCACAGTGTTGCAGACTCTGGTCCAGGCAGCGGTCAGAGATGTTTTCGCCCAACACACATTCAGCCACATCCTGCTGCACAGGAGGAGGGTCGGCCAGCAGATACAAGCAGCTGTTGACTCCGTTGCTTGTCGCTGGGGAATCCGGGTGGAGAGAGCAGACATGTAAGACTGAAGGAAGAAAAGTCCTCACAGAGTCATCTGTCACTCTTATTTTGTGATCAAGTGCTGTAACACACCTTTTTTGTGTTAACCATCCTTAGCTGCATGTATTTCAGCTAGTGAGTAACAGCATTTCATTGGAATTCAAGACAGATAAATCGCAAACCATATTACATCCTGCGGCAGCAAAGCATTCTGGGCGACACTGTGTTACAGTGAGTGTAGAAGTTGATGTTGATGCCCCTCTGACACTGGGTGATTGTGTAACCTTAGTGCAAAGCAGTAGCTGCAGGGAGAAGCTCCTGCAATTTGACTCTGAGGATCTGACAGCAAAACCGAATATTAACCGCTCATGCTACAGAGAATCAAGATGATTTTTGGAGAAGCCTATgaggccaaaacaaaacaaaaaaaatctgatttgcaCAACACAAAGGGATAACACTGCTTCtgaaaaatgcatcactttCTGTGTGGGAAGGATTTTTCCTCTGCATGCAATGATTTTTCCAGGTAAACAGCCAACAGGAATGTTGAGATTTGTAGTTCCTGCTGACCAGGCTGGgttgtgcttgtgtttgattttctgtcagaGACGAGCTCAGTTTTCCTGTGGAGTTACAGCAGAGTCTGGCTGCCGAGGCTGAGCTCAAGAGACAACAGCAGGCTAGGGTAAGTAACCATGCTAGCTTTTTAGAATTTAATCTTTATCTTATTGCACCTTAAATGCTTATGCCTcattgattcttttctttttttttttgtcagatataacatttactgtaactaAAGGTTAAACAAACTCGGGCCGTATTATTATCAGCATTATTTGCGTTACATTTGGAAGATCAGAAGGGGAACTATACTTAAGATAGctgataaaaatttaaatacagtGATTAAAGTTCTATGTGTATAATTAAAGTATGCCATTTTCAAAGCAAGCCAGCAAAGCAATCCAGCACAGAGTATAGCTGTGGTTAAGCCAGCAAAACAGTGGTTCTTTAGCCCTGCTAACTGACGTTTATCTCTTCCTGTGAGGTCATTTCTGTATCTCAGTATTTGTAAAGAACACACTTTACATACGGcatcccctctctcctccaggtaAAAGCAGCAGAAGGAGAGACAACTGCCTGGGAAGGGTTCAGGGCCTCCTTCCGTCACCTCCATCCTGCCCTGGTCCTTCCAATCCCCCCAGATCTCCtcagtctgacctctgaccactCATCtctacctccacctcctcctcctgctgtggaAGAAGCAGAAGGAATGACAGAGGAGGAGCCAGAAACAGACTCGCCAATGATGTGACAGACTGTCAACAGATAAAATGTTAactattataattattatttttaaacaagATTTTGATCATATGTTAAAGACAACATACCTCAAGCCATTTGAGCACTGTTTAAGATATgagtttatcttttttttttcttcaagcaAACTCAGTGTTTGAAATTTGGCTGGTTTAAACTGAGCTTTGCACCAAATTCCCTCAaagcattactgagatatcgcattcacaaggatatgacgtttttatatatGCAGTCAACCCGAAAACACAATGCCTCTGGACCTGGCTGTCGCCAGCATggagacataaaaataatgttcaGTCCTCATATATATAGAACATATATAATCACTTTGTGAAGCTCTTTCAATTTTTTGGGGATAGTGCCACACAAAAATCTTGAACTATAAAATGTTGAATCTAGTGTACCATTATATTACCTGCCCTGCtcattcagtgtgtttaaaatacaaaaatatcttCACAATTCAGTCTAGAAAAAAGgtccagagaggaagagaactgtttaaaatgtaatatctgCAGAAACTTTCAATTTTGGaagaaagcaaaaataaaattgctTCTACATTGCGTCAGAAAACATATGAGGTTAAACAAAGCCACAGCAAGCCGTAATATAAGACAACATCACCAAGTGATGTTCATTTTCATACAACAGCCATGTAATTTAAATAAGGACAACCTCCTGATACTGGGAATATTAAGGCAGCACTGGTTAATGACCATTTTAGTTTTCtcctatttttttattcatgtacgCTACACTAATTTGAAAACCTGTGAGATAATACATGGGCTGGTGTTGTGTTCCTCCCTGGTCTTGTTCCAACAGTGAACACACAATACATAAAATCATACAAATGACTTGAAAAGCAGTTCCCTCGACATTAATTGGACAGTCCCAAACATACAGAGTCGTAACATGCTCTAATTAGATGTCAGATCAGCGTTTCTTGGTCCTTTTAGTGCTGCTTGTTGGTTTGGCCTCGGGAGCTGTTTTCTTTGGAGGAGCAGGGGGTGCTACTGCTGGTGGGGAAGGtggtggtgttttctttttctctgcaacacaaacagagaaaaacatttactgCTTCTACACTAAGCCTGTGTGTTACTGTCTCCCCTCCTCAGTTAAAAGTCATTAGACTTAGTTGTTTAGTTGCTACCTTCACTACTTTTGGGCTCCAGACTGGGCTGACCCTGAAGTTGTCTCTCTAGGTCCTGAATCTTCTCCAATGCTGCCTGCAGGGCCTCCTCAGCTTTCAGGGCTCGCTGCTCAGCAGCCTGGACCCGCAGCTCAGAATCACtgtcaaacacatgcacatccaCAAGTTAATAAAGGTCCTCTCTCCATTTCGGAGGAACAAAAGAAACTTAGCTAATGTGTAGACATTCAACAAAGTTATTTCCATAGTGACTGATGGTGACAGCAAATCAGATATATGTATTATTGTAGATGGATATTCAACCATGGTGGTAACTGCTGCTAATAGCCAGCGAGTGTTTCAAACAGTAAATGGAAAATCATTCAAAAACGGCATACACATTGCTATCGTCACTGTCGTCCTTTTTTGAAGCAGTCATGGAAAACACACTGGCAGTTTTGGAATACATAAGGGAGAAAAATCCTAGATTTTTACACCAGAAGCTGATCTGGATGATCTATTATCATAGTATTAGTAATATTCCAAAAATATGTAAGTGTTCCACACAACAATAAGAAAGTAAACTTACTGCAGTTCCTGCTGCAGTAATCCTACTGTGGCCAGATCACTAAAAGCTTTTTGAGCTTCGTCTGTTGCTGGAGATACGACCAGTTCATCAgtctgacagacaaacagaaacatacagatggtcagagagacaggcagacaggctcAGTTCAATACAAAGCAAAAGGCATGCTCTGGATAGGTGAATGCTTTATTTGTCTAACCCCACTCAGATAGATAGTGCTCTCTCCCAGTTTTCTTTGTATAATATGTCCATCATAGCCGATCAGCTTCACCACTGGTGTCTCACAAACTGTTGGCTCCCCCTGCAGGACAACAATAACAGTGTTCATTTAGTGTGGTTGATACAGTGTTTCCCTGTAATCTTCACACCATGAAAAAGTCTAATCTCGCAGTTCCAGACAAACTAGATCAGATTTTTTCAATCTGTCCAATAATGGAAATGATGTCTATTTCATGGAAGAATTATCAATACCTCACAAACTTCTTGCTGTTGTAATTCATGTCCTTCAGTAGTGCTCTGTGAACACACAAGAgtaccatcatcatcacaactaTCCAAACTCAACAGGACTGGTCAGGGATTACAATTATAAGTAAATTGCCTTTATTCAACAaacatgatatttatttatgcacTAGGCCAATCAACAATGTGCCCATCATTGTTACATTTCACATAACAAAAATTAGCAAACAATCAACTAAAAATTGgtataaaaacaatgacagaagGTTCACAAATTCATTACTGGACTCTGAAAGTGCAGCATAATACAACCTTAACGCAGGTAAAGGTTAACACAGGAGATTTAACCTCGATCCTCTGCTTAAATAAGAGTGTTTAACTACAAGAACAGCCTGCTTCACTTTATTAACAACAGCAATGATGCCTTTTCCCTTCCCTCAAACCTTTCACTCACGAGAGAATTTGAAGTGTGTAGTAACATAAGTAAGCTTTTCACTCACTCCCCTTAGGTGTTAAAGTGACTCACATCTCTTGATTCTGCCTCAGTCTCATCTTTGACCTCTGTGACCCCACTGTCTGTTGTAGGCTCTGCTGAAATCTCTTTGTTCacctgttaacacacacacaaacacacacacacaaagccatcATCAAAATCAGAAGCAATGATCCTAACTACAGTTAACTCTGACATTTGAACAATGGCAATCTGTCTCTTCTGATTTCAGCTCTACTTCTTTAACATTGCATCAATATAATTGTCTGTTACCTGACACCAGGctttcaagtcaagtcaagtcaagtccaATAATGGAGATGACTAAGTTAAAATATATAACCAACAAGAGCCACACACTTCTTCAGGAAATGTGTTCTTCTGATCGTTAATCAATATAACACATTCCTGTGGGTTGTATTTGAGTTGAATCCTCACCAGAGTCtccctgctgtctgctggagaGACTGTGTCATTACTTCTGGAAGTGGCAGCAGGCAGTCTGACAGGCAGCTCCACAGGACACCCTTTCACCTTTGAGAGCAGGACTGTACAGGTCTCCTTCCAGTCAACGCATTCCCTCTgagaacatgcacacacattatgtAGGTTTGCTGAACTGAGCTTGCAATTAAAAGGTCTGACCTTCAGTCTGTCTCCCCCTGGTGAATTGTTGTAGTATCACCAGGGGGACACAGACTGTACTTTAAGCTCCAATATgttatgtgaaatgtaaaaacatgtagCCCTGGCATTACGAGTGTTATTTTTTGTGAGATTATTGTTtacctgcagctctctgcacttaTTCATCTCATTTTCACCCTCAGCTTGATGTGGGTTCTGCAAAGTCTCCTCCTCCAGAATCAGCTTACAAAAGCTagagtcaaaaacaaacatttcccaATGAGTGAATCCTCCTATGTTGATCCTCTCCCACTCagatatcttactatactaaagATACTTTAgctgtcatttcatttgtgtgtgtatatgtataccCTGAAGAGGTTATCACTGTATTCTGTAGTAAGATTCAATTTAGTGCTGGCGTGAGACAAAaacttttacttattttactACACACTGATTTTTAGTTAATCTGGTTGACGGCATCTGCTTTGATTTGTAACACATGTAACAACCTCTGGTACCTGGTGATGTAATTGGAAAAACAGTCAAGTTTCTCAGCCAGGATCTTGGCATCCTCATCCAGTGTCTGTGGTGAGATGTTTGTAATGTATTGGTGTTCAGGTTCTTGATCCTGGTTCTCACTATCGTCAGGTACTATGAGGACCAACAGCTCCAACATCCAACGGGTCTGACCCATGTGAATAGAAGTGACCTGACAGGAAAGGAAACACTAAAATTCAAGCCAGCACCTTGTAACATACAAGTACATCTTTTGATAttgtaataatgaaaacaaatcgAAAAACTATCTGAAATATCAGTCTCCTCTCCCTCAATAACTATTGTGAACATGGGACAGGGACTGAAACCACAACCGCCCTGGTAGAGCTGCTCAGTCGTAAACAGTAAAAACGAATGAGTTATACAAAGAGCAAACAGAAATCACTGAAGAAGGTTGTGGTACATGGAATTATGTGGGTTAAATGGCAGAGAAGATCCACAAGAGAAATGTTGCAGACAGAGCTCAGGAAGTGAAGCTGACAGTACAAAGGACAGGGCAGAAAGAGGGAAGAGcgggaaaaaaagtgaaatagaGATGTGGACTAGATTACCTTCCATTTCCAACTCGAAATGGCGAAACACCACTTGCTAAAGTCTGAATAGAAGTGGcatatttatgaaaataaaacaatatcacTAATCATTTTTTCACTAATTCGTTCTTGATAAATAATTATGCACAATCAAGTAagcaaacacattcaaaaatatttaaaaatgtagtaAATCTAGCATTTTAGTCACCTACAGCAGTTGCTGAAACACAACCCTTCTTAGGAAGGGTTTTGGTCCGTGCGACTCCTGAGCATCACATTTCATGGGGCTGATGTGATAACTTGATGTGAAGGCATTTAAGTGACTATTaacttttttcaacattttataaatgtatgCAAACGTCCCTTCACAGTGTGACTGAACCTGGTTGGTACTTACCTCCTCACTGAGTCTCTGATTCTCACCATCACTGAAGTTGGACAGGCTGGTTATGAACTTCTGCACTTTGTCtaacacactctctgtctctatactgtttgaacaaacaaacacacaacagagcaTTTCAGATCAATGACAAAGAACTACCTGGGAATATTAAAATGTCACTATTAAACACCTGGCCTTAATTTATCTTATATCTGCTCATTAATAAAACTGtcttttaatcaaattttataACAAGCAATGAATATAAGATTGTCTAGAGAAACTacaaatttcaaattttaaaaaaatatattaattggACCCTTAGAAGTAAAGTAGaaatttacattacatacaaGGGGGAACACAGAAAAATCAGCTTTCATTTACAcaaattagaaaatattttttgttccATTGATTAAAGACTTTCTCCCAAAAGATCACAGATCTTAAAAGTGTTTGAGAATCAAGTCTGCATATTAATATATATGCAAATACATACAGAGTAGTAACTAAGTATTTaagaatatttaaaattttcatcATAATTGTTAATTTACAAACTTATTGATAAATGAGGCatctgttttcaaatgaaatgcatatttttttttattaattttgagAAAGATTAGTATACATTTAAAAGTCTGAGAGATATAATTGTGTGATTCCTATTTAGGATAACTAGTAATGCCATTGAAGGTAAAACATACTATATGTCAGACTTGTTTTTGTCCCCTTcgttctctgtctgtgtgatggAGACATTCTGTAAGGCTTCTTCAGCAAAACTCAGCCATTTGTGTAGTGCCTTCTCTAGCTTTAGCCAATCAGACACAGGCATCAATTCTGGCCGGCAAATCATTGCACTGAGCTTGGAAACCCAGGACTCCATGAAGCCGAGCAGTGACGTGATCTGTCCATGGACCCCTGAAACAGCAACACTTTAGTCCATATCCTAAGAAATCCCCCACAATGAGACCcattaaaatattaagaaaacccaagaaaaaacacagatctATGAAGATGCTGAAGATGCTCAAAATTGTGTCTCTATTGGCCCTCACCACTCTCTCCACTGACTTGTGTGTCCAGCTGTTTGAGGAGCTCAGATAGGACCCTGCCAAGCTGGCTTCCAGGGGTTTCACCATCAGGAGAAGAGTGTCTTCTGAACAGCTGAAGGCTCTTATCCAGCCATCTCTCCTGGACACGGCCAAGCTCACTCAGTGTCTGCTGGCAGCAGAACAGCTTCTCACCTTGGTAGCGCTCACACTGGAGGGCCAACatctgaagagaaacagaacatAGAGGAAGACTTAGTCTTAGACATACTGTTGACTGGACATACTGGATGGCTCAAACATACCAACATATCCACTAGATATTTGGAATATAATCTAAATAAATCtaaatgacagagaaataatGGTTTTAGGATTGTTTGAACATGAAACCAAGTGTTATGCTAAGATAAGAGCATTGTAGATAACTTTTCATAGATAATTCATTTGCAGTTAGTGTAAGATTTTCAAACAGATGACAAAGATGAGTAATGAGTGATGAGTGGTGGACACATATGACACAGATGAAATAATAGAGACAGATGCACGGCATAGCCGACACGGATCAGACGTAACAAGTGACGATAATTATGAGAGATGAGTCTGATGCGATGGATGAAAGTGATTAGATGACAGGATTAGATCAAAAACATGACAGAGTTGACACAGATCAAATACATGATGACAATGTTAGAAATCAGAAACATGTCAGAAATACTCCAGCTTGATGACAAAAAGTGAGAAATATCGGGAAGATAAAATCAACAAccataatgaaaaatacacacatacagggaGTTAATGTGGTGTCTTACATTTGACCACTGTGTTAAATCAGCATGAATCTTTTCCAGTGaaattttctcacattttggGTCAGGACACCTTGAAATAGAGAAAGAGCATCACtgacagaatacacacacagattaatcTCCTCTTCTACAAATTGCTCTCAAGTATTTTGCTGAGTTAACCCTCTTCACTGTACTGGACGCTGAACACAGTGAAAGTCCTAAATTAAGTTGTTACAGTATTTTCAAAATTATATGTaggttttttttaactaatCATACTATATAATAAGAGATAATCATTAAGTAATCTTCTTTGGCATCTCAACTTGTGCTTACTTGTTCTGTGTGGTGCAGAAGGTGAGCCACTTGGCGATGCCTTGCTGGATGGCAAAGATCTCTTCAAACTGTGCATGCTCTGTCTTCTTCATCTGGGACATGAAAGCAGTCAGCTGCTCTTTCCAGTAGTTACTAAGCTCCATGATGATATTTAGGTCCTCTGTGTCCTACAGAGGGATGGTCGCTGTTATAGTCAGGGTCTAATTGAACCACCAGCGACACTTACAGAGAGTCATCTGCGATGTTGAGTGTTTTTGCTTGagcaatataaaaaaatgttaggAAGGTGGAACTGCGTTGTTACCTTTGAAGTGAGGTAGAGGAGGCAGTGCTCTGCTGTCTGAAACCAGCTCTGCTCGTAGACATGCAGCCGACTGaccagctgcagcttcttcacACTCATCACCTGacaatcacagaaaaacatgcTGTACTTGTTGGGATCAAcaattaatattgtttttactgAGCATCTTCAAGTAAAAATTTGATGCTAACAACCCAAAACTTAtagtgatgaaaatgttaaaaatattattaGCCATTAACAAGCCCATTGTGAAAACTCATTGAAAAATGTAGCAGGGATGGCCTTTTCACACCATCAGCTTTAACACTTTATATTGTCAGCTGGGGCCTCCAGCAAAGCAGGCTGTATCTATCCATATTAATAACTTTCTCATTCCTCCTGATTGTACAACCAAAGCCAGTAACTCTGTTATGTATCATGTTGCAAACACATGAGGTGAGTccaactgaaagaaaaaactacATCACTGCTCACACACCTTGAGGGCGAGGCAGAAGGTGAGCTGGCTCCAacagtctctctcctctgtcatctGAAGCAGCTGAGCCTCAAGGCGACCTCTCTGCAGCTCATACAGCTCATGGTAACCCTGGACCACACTGAGAAGAGCACATGGACAATGTGAGAGAGAACACTTGGTTAGAGTTTGTTCTTTTGTACTGCATGCTTACTGAATTTCTGCTGCACTTAAGTTACATTAAATATCTTCAAAATTGGCTTTTTGTTCTCTCatctaaaattacattttctttgatAAAGGATACAGTAACCACTACTGTGGACATAACAACAGGGATGCACTGCATTACAAGTATAAGAAATTACAGGTTCTTCTACTGGAAGAATCTTGTAGTGTATCACTCATTGCAACCAGATAAATAATGTTCATAATGTTCAAGCTGGTTAATTTTGGAATGTATCAacttgatgaaaatgaaactcGGACTGACTCAGAATTGGTGTGCGTCTGATCGAGCGACTCAGCCAGCTGCCAGTGAGCGCGCTCTGCCTGCTGGGAAACAAATGCATCATGGTCTCTGATCTTGGACAGCTCCCTGTAAAGAGGAACAGACACGAAGGCATAAGCACACATATACATAGACTCAGAAATAAGCACACATACATTTCTCATATTCACACATTCTAATAAGtgctattattttcatttcttgcaTTTCTTATTTCCTCTTAAAATTGAGATCACTCCATCAACGCCCTCCAGTGCTAAACAGCACACAGTAATTTCTTTCATCATGATCCAGCTGCCTGACCATGACCAACCTACGTGCTGAGTTGCTGGATGGAAGTCTTGATGCGATGGATCTCGTCAGTGAGCCGGCGGTCCAGAGCCCGCTGTGCCACTGCCTCCGTGTGCAGAGCCTTCAGACGGCGGGGGATTCGCTCCAGCAAGGACTGGTAGCGCtgtctgatacacacacacaagaactgCTGGGAAAGAGGCTTCCTGGGTCATTACTGGAAAAGGttctctgaaaatgtcaaacttcaCCTAAACTATCTGTCAAAATATGTTTCAGAATTAACTTGAGGTACAAAAAGCTAATACAGTCTACAGTTTTGTACAGTATAGAGAaccatgttttatttagttCTAATTTACATATTTCCATAATCTGGTTTTAACTGTTTTCAAAGCTGAAAATGTGCTGACAGCTAACCTGAGCTTGGCAAGCAGCTGTCCCCGCTCAACACAGCCCACGCTGACCTGCCTGATCAGTTCATGGAAAACAATGTTGTAGATGTTCTGCTCAACTTGCACCAGCTCCAGCAGACCCTCCATCTGTAAGACATTTCATTGCACTGTTTCTACAGTGTACAGATGGCTATATTTCTATAAAAATCCCGACATAAAACATATAACCCACATATTTATAGTGTTGAGATCTACGAGTTTGTAAAATCTGTtgcagatccagatccagataataTTCCAGATTTGGTGGAAGAAAATGCTGAATCCGCATTACACACAGagttgtatttattattaacagtaaGTAACAGTGCATAAGGCACCAGCAGCATTTAGGAATGCTTACATTAGTATTTAATTCAACATGCaacaaataaaactacaaaataacaACAGTGGTTGCAACACAGCAGCTGTAGAGCTATATGAATTGAATAATGCTGACGTAATCATTTCAGGTAATAAAACCATACAGCTGTCTGTAGACAATAAATAGGTAAAGCTATACATGAGACCAAATGTcttgtaggattgtttggccttggcggaggtatgcGCTCTAATGAGTGCCATTGTAGTTTTGCAGATTTTGgcccatttttggatttaaAAGTTGTACAAGTATGTATTATTCTCTGTAAATGAATTCAGCACAGCAAAACTGTCAGCCATAGAGGCACACAGAAGCCTTGTACATTCTGCTTATCTGTCTGCCTACCTGGGAGAGCTGAGTCAGCTCCTCATTTTGCTGATCCACACCGGCCTTCTCCAGCATGTCGtccatcatcctcatcagcTGGACCACTTCAAGTCTGCCACTAGGCCTCCTGGActcacaacatacacacaaatctGTATTACTACACATTTCCTTGACAACATTCATCCATTATCTTACCAGCCCTCTGCCAACCCAATGGCATATAGTTCTATTACCGCCTACCATTAAGCTGTAATATTACTAATTCAGTCAAAAAAATCCTAGTTCTTCTTCATGTTCTTTAACTCACAGTGAAGGAAAGATCCGTAGTTTCTGTTCGTCATCTTGCAGCTGTACTGTGAACGCACTGAGGAAGAGATGCAACATGAGAGTTGACAGACAAACAATTTGACAATGATAATATGACAATTGATAAAGTGgataaacataataataaagcaGACTCACTCCTCATAGAACTCAAGGCTCCGCAGccctttgtttttaacaatgtgATATTCTTCAGGGATCAGACTTTCTGAGACACTGAAGTTCTGTAAGACAAGGTAGCTGTGATTATCACCTCACACTGTACAGCCTACTTGTGTAAATGTAGATGTAGAGGGATGGCAATAAATTCAAACTCAGTACtgttaaataaatcacagtatTTTAAG
This genomic interval carries:
- the nphs2 gene encoding podocin isoform X2, which codes for MEKSSNVHPSHLPRSRMKPRRESERGSTVPPRGNRQRSSKAGRLSEASSARKERLQKDKPGTNEVKVEQETEVKLKSTVVDIDRVRDDEVKEENPGFLEAAEQEEGLKHKNLGVFEWLLMVFVLALVLLFLPLSIWFCFKVVREHERAVIFRLGHLLRGRPRGPGLLFYLPLLDVCHKVDIRLKMLKVPPHTVVTKDLVRPELGAVCYYQIENVALCSTALSSLTTVLQTLVQAAVRDVFAQHTFSHILLHRRRVGQQIQAAVDSVACRWGIRVERADIDELSFPVELQQSLAAEAELKRQQQARVKAAEGETTAWEGFRASFRHLHPALVLPIPPDLLSLTSDHSSLPPPPPPAVEEAEGMTEEEPETDSPMM
- the nphs2 gene encoding podocin isoform X1, which translates into the protein MATPLTPVTNLRPGEATHSKPPASMEKSSNVHPSHLPRSRMKPRRESERGSTVPPRGNRQRSSKAGRLSEASSARKERLQKDKPGTNEVKVEQETEVKLKSTVVDIDRVRDDEVKEENPGFLEAAEQEEGLKHKNLGVFEWLLMVFVLALVLLFLPLSIWFCFKVVREHERAVIFRLGHLLRGRPRGPGLLFYLPLLDVCHKVDIRLKMLKVPPHTVVTKDLVRPELGAVCYYQIENVALCSTALSSLTTVLQTLVQAAVRDVFAQHTFSHILLHRRRVGQQIQAAVDSVACRWGIRVERADIDELSFPVELQQSLAAEAELKRQQQARVKAAEGETTAWEGFRASFRHLHPALVLPIPPDLLSLTSDHSSLPPPPPPAVEEAEGMTEEEPETDSPMM